Part of the Bacillus andreraoultii genome is shown below.
CTTATTTTCCTATTTAATTAAAACAAGGGTTAGTTATATTAAATTAGGAAAAAAAGAAGAGTTTGACCGAAAATTCAATGAGCGATTCCAGAAAATTTGGGTAAACGTATTTGGCCAAAAGAAATTATTGAAGGATAAAAAGAGTGGAATTATCCACGTTATGTTTTTCTATGGATTCATATTAGTTCAATTTGGGGCAATTGATTTTATCATTAAAGGATTAGTCCCAGGAGCACACTTACCGTTTGGACCTGTTTATCCTGGCTTTACCTTCTTCCAGGAAATGGTTACGTTAACTATTTTAGTTGCGGTTGTATGGGCATTTTATCGACGCTATATTGAGAAACTCGTCCGTTTAAAACGAGGGTTTAAAAATGGACTAGTACTCATCTTTATAGGAAGTTTAATGTTAACTGTGTTAATTGGTAATGGAATGGGCATCATTTGGCACGGGCATGAACCAACGTGGTCAGAACCAGTTGCATCTTTAATTGCGACAGGATTTTCTTGGGTGGGTGAAACAGCAAGCATTGTCATCTTCTATATTGCTTGGTGGATCCATCTAATTGTTTTACTAACATTTTTAGTATATGTACCACAATCAAAGCACGCTCACTTAATTGCAGGACCAGCAAACGTCTTCCTAAATCGTCTAGATAAACCAGGGAAGCTTCGCCCAATTGACTTTGAAGACGAAACACAAGAGTCCTTTGGTGTTGGGAAAATAACAGATTTTACTCAATTGCAATTAGTTGATTTATATGCATGTGTGGAGTGTGGCCGTTGTACAAATATGTGTCCGGCAACAGGAACAGGTAAAATGCTTTCACCGATGGATTTAATTGTAAAAATGCGTGACCATCTGACAAACTACGGAGCAGCTGTTACGTCAAAAACACCATGGGTACCAGGAGTTTTATTCTCCAATACAACAGGAAATCAATTAGCACTACAAGCAAGAGGTCTAGGTGCGCAAGAATCTGCTGCAACAGCACTATACGAAAAAAGCTTAATTGGTGATGTTATTACCGAAGAAGAAATTTGGGCGTGTACAACATGTCGAAACTGTGAAGATCAATGTCCGGTAATGAATGAGCATGTCGATAAAATTATCGATTTACGCCGTTATTTAGTTTTAACTGAAGGGAAAATGAAACCAGATGCCCAACGTGCTATTCAAAATATTGAGAAGCAAGGCAACCCATGGGGATTAAACAAAAAAGACCGTGAAAACTGGCGTGACCTTCGT
Proteins encoded:
- a CDS encoding heterodisulfide reductase-related iron-sulfur binding cluster codes for the protein MLIINWIATIAVIAYGVYLFSYLIKTRVSYIKLGKKEEFDRKFNERFQKIWVNVFGQKKLLKDKKSGIIHVMFFYGFILVQFGAIDFIIKGLVPGAHLPFGPVYPGFTFFQEMVTLTILVAVVWAFYRRYIEKLVRLKRGFKNGLVLIFIGSLMLTVLIGNGMGIIWHGHEPTWSEPVASLIATGFSWVGETASIVIFYIAWWIHLIVLLTFLVYVPQSKHAHLIAGPANVFLNRLDKPGKLRPIDFEDETQESFGVGKITDFTQLQLVDLYACVECGRCTNMCPATGTGKMLSPMDLIVKMRDHLTNYGAAVTSKTPWVPGVLFSNTTGNQLALQARGLGAQESAATALYEKSLIGDVITEEEIWACTTCRNCEDQCPVMNEHVDKIIDLRRYLVLTEGKMKPDAQRAIQNIEKQGNPWGLNKKDRENWRDLRDDVYIPTVKELKKKGEEFEYLFWVGSMGAYDNRSQKIALSFAKLMNEAGISFAILGNKERNSGDTARRLGNEFLFQELATKNIEEFEKNDVKKIVTIDPHAYNTFKNEYPDFGLKAEVYHHTEILYDLVKQGKLKPVYEVNETITFHDSCYLGRYNEVYDPPREILKAIKGVKLVEMERNRDTGMCCGAGGGLMWTEEDTGHRINVARTEQALQVNPDIISSGCPYCLTMLSDGTKAKEVEETVKTYDVAEILEKAVCGVKTELVH